The following coding sequences are from one Eucalyptus grandis isolate ANBG69807.140 chromosome 11, ASM1654582v1, whole genome shotgun sequence window:
- the LOC104424649 gene encoding MATH domain and coiled-coil domain-containing protein At3g58200 isoform X1: MSLKTFTNPSNGYLVDDTCVFGVEVFVIKSSGVGECLMLKESASYTHEWRISRLSSLGDESFSDVFAAGDHKWKVTLFPRGDLANRGQCLSMYLVLVDANNLASGQKMNVKFILRLKDQNNILRGQQVCTTVWLSSSATSWGWPTFMPLTTVGKCLMDDSCVIEAEVMVLGTVSKLP, encoded by the exons ATGTCTCTGAAAACTTTCACCAACCCATCGAATGGGTACCTCGTGGATGACACCTGTGTCTTCGGAGTGGAGGTTTTCGTCATCAAGAGCTCAGGAGTTGGCGAATGTTTGATGCTGAAAGAGAGCGCATCATACACTCACGAATGGAGGATATCGAGGCTGTCGAGCCTGGGGGATGAATCTTTCTCTGATGTGTTCGCTGCTGGAGACCACAAATG GAAGGTGACGCTGTTCCCGAGGGGTGATTTGGCTAACAGAGGCCAATGCCTTTCGATGTATCTCGTTCTAGTTGATGCGAACAATCTGGCTTCTGGGCAGAAAATGAACGTCAAATTCATCCTTCGATTAAAAGACCAAAACAACATTTTACGCGGTCAGCAAG TTTGTACTACTGTATGGTTGAGTAGCTCCGCCACGAGCTGGGGTTGGCCTACTTTCATGCCGCTGACAACGGTTGGGAAATGCTTGATGGATGATTCATGTGTCATTGAAGCCGAAGTCATGGTGCTCGGAACAGTTAGCAAATTGCCATGA